A single genomic interval of Dysidea avara chromosome 8, odDysAvar1.4, whole genome shotgun sequence harbors:
- the LOC136262825 gene encoding oxidative stress-induced growth inhibitor 1-like, protein MEGCCNVDVVVIGNGPSAMMLSLLLSGNWPYFSGSHPDELLSRKLMENIDKSLVEQDLCYLADGLEGRSSNPVALLFDTLNHPGVDMGDKQPSSLVWRRNETKSISHVVLGKGRPGGCWGKMEDSLLTLSRGEWLELPILSYDQWLTKHKPSSSRNIRAAAADISQYYSSYVEEMKLDNHFLSAGAIIDLKPFTAKEINGTTVIGLKRKPSLALPGAKRSPEKPESDKTPPNSPTDSVFSSSSIESDLSKNSEDSGCCCPYKEYASMSLSSKPQSNKDTTSLNNINSQRSEYSWKLRGWCSKYSRCFNICAKTVVLACGTNDQPNMLRVPGEDLPFVKHYFSTTELMQLSSQSKPVVVIGSGLSAADAITVLLEKRVPVYHVFHKSEGDAVSPFATLSPVAYPEYTHVFGLVSGKMADSCYHSYSKHVVNSFSEDNKCQISNIDKTVPQTLECSIALVMIGGHADLNFISPEIPFSGVDPTKKFIHPTKNPLSVDPYTFAVSKVDNMYAIGSLTGDNFVRFVLGSALGVANHLISKASS, encoded by the exons ATGGAAGGGTGCTGTAACGTTGATGTAGTGGTGATCG GAAATGGACCGTCAGCAATGATGCTGTCCTTGCTGTTGTCCGGGAATTGGCCCTACTTTAGCGGGAGCCATCCAGACGAGTTGTTAAGCCGAAAATTGATGGAAAATATCGACAAATCGCTAGTGGAACAG GACTTGTGCTACCTGGCTGATGGACTAGAGGGAAGATCAAGTAATCCAGTGGCATTGTTGTTTGATACCCTAAATCACCCTGGAGTTGATATGGGTGATAAGCAGCCATCTAGTCTAGTGTGGCGGCGTAATGAGACCAAGTCAATATCACATgtagtacttggtaaaggcaggcCTGGCGGTTGTTGGGGGAAAATGGAGGATTCCCTACTGACTTTAAGCCGTGGTGAATGGCTGGAGCTTCCAATATTGAGTTATGACCAGTGGCTGACTAAACACAAGCCATCCTCTTCACGGAACATCCGTGCTGCAGCAGCAGACATTAGCCAATATTATTCATCTTATGTGGAGGAGATGAAACTCGACAACCATTTTCTGTCAGCTGGTGCAATAATTGATTTAAAGCCATTTACTGCTAAGGAAATCAATGGTACAACTGTAATAGGATTAAAGAGAAAACCTAGCCTTGCACTTCCTGGAGCAAAACGATCTCCAGAAAAGCCAGAGTCAGATAAAACACCTCCAAACAGCCCCACCGATTCTGTATTCTCCAGCAGTAGCATTGAATCTGATCTCTCCAAGAACTCAGAGGATTCTGGTTGCTGTTGCCCTTACAAAGAGTATGCCTCTATGTCACTTTCCAGCAAACCTCAGAGTAATAAAGATACTACCTCTCTCAACAATATAAACTCTCAACGCAGTGAGTACTCATGGAAACTGAGAGGATGGTGTTCCAAATATTCCAGATGTTTTAACATTTGTGCTAAGACAGTTGTACTTGCATGTGGGACAAACGACCAACCCAATATGTTAAGAGTGCCAGGCGAGGACCTGCCATTTGTTAAACACTATTTTAGTACTACTGAGTTGATGCAGTTATCCAGTCAGTCAAAACCTGTTGTTGTTATCGGGTCAGGATTATCAGCAGCAGATGCTATAACAGTTCTACTGGAAAAGAGAGTACCAGTTTATCACGTCTTCCACAAATCTGAGGGTGATGCAGTGTCACCATTTGCTACATTGTCTCCAGTAGCATACCCTGAGTACACTCATGTGTTTGGACTAGTGTCAGGAAAAATGGCCGACAGTTGTTACCATAGCTACAGCAAACATGTTGTGAACAGTTTCAGCGAAGATAACAAGTGTCAAATTAGCAATATTGACAAGACAGTACCACAAACATTAGAATGTTCCATCGCACTGGTCATGATTGGCGGCCATGCTGATCTCAACTTCATTTCTCCTGAAATCCCCTTCAGTGGTGTCGACCCTACAAAGAAGTTTATTCATCCTACAAAGAATCCCTTGTCTGTTGACCCTTACACGTTTGCTGTTTCCAAGGTAGACAATATGTATGCCATTGGGTCCCTCACAGGTGACAATTTTGTGAGGTTTGTATTGGGCAGTGCTTTAGGGGTAGCTAATCACCTCATTAGCAAAGCCTCGTCTTGA